Proteins encoded in a region of the Streptomyces sp. NBC_01298 genome:
- a CDS encoding NAD(P)/FAD-dependent oxidoreductase: protein MPESTEHDYDVVISGAGLAGSAAAILLARRGVRVALLERRSAPEAYKVLCTHSMTANAHPVLAELGLVPALEKAGAMRNTARWYTRWGWIEPKPAPGGPELPYAYNVRRSVLDPLIRSRAEQTPGVELLPGHRVTGLVREAGRTVGVRASTPDGEREIRARLVVGADGKDSAVAQLAGMRTRTYENSRFGYLAHYRGLPLPGGIGQTWFLEPDMAYAFPNDDGVTVLAVLPDKKHLPAFREDLEGAFAAFVRALPEAPPIDSAERVSKIIGTIDYPLHSRKPTAPGVALIGDAALTGDPLWGVGCGWALQSARWLERAVAPAATGRGSLDRSLARYARTHRRRTSGHQLLAADFARARPFNPVERLVFSAAARDASMARHMHRFGSRLIGPARFLNPVALAQAAAVGIRHRGA from the coding sequence GCGTCGCCCTGCTGGAACGCCGCTCGGCCCCCGAGGCGTACAAGGTGCTGTGCACCCACTCCATGACGGCCAACGCCCATCCGGTGCTGGCGGAACTCGGCCTCGTCCCCGCCCTGGAGAAGGCCGGGGCCATGCGCAACACGGCTCGCTGGTACACCCGTTGGGGCTGGATCGAGCCGAAGCCCGCGCCCGGAGGACCGGAGTTGCCGTACGCGTACAACGTCCGGCGCAGCGTGCTCGACCCGTTGATCAGGTCCCGGGCGGAGCAGACCCCCGGCGTCGAACTGCTGCCGGGCCACCGGGTGACCGGGCTGGTCCGGGAAGCCGGACGGACCGTGGGGGTGCGTGCGTCGACCCCGGACGGGGAGCGCGAGATCCGGGCGCGCCTGGTGGTCGGCGCCGACGGCAAGGACTCGGCCGTGGCGCAGCTCGCCGGGATGCGCACCCGGACGTACGAGAACAGCCGGTTCGGCTACCTCGCGCACTACCGCGGCCTCCCGCTGCCCGGCGGGATCGGCCAGACCTGGTTCCTCGAACCCGACATGGCGTACGCGTTTCCCAACGACGACGGGGTGACGGTCCTCGCGGTGCTCCCGGACAAGAAGCACCTCCCGGCCTTCCGGGAAGACCTGGAGGGCGCCTTCGCCGCCTTCGTCCGCGCCCTGCCCGAGGCGCCGCCCATCGACTCCGCCGAGCGCGTCTCGAAGATCATCGGCACGATCGACTACCCGCTGCACAGCAGGAAGCCGACCGCGCCGGGCGTGGCGCTCATCGGCGACGCCGCCCTGACCGGCGACCCCCTGTGGGGCGTGGGGTGCGGGTGGGCCCTGCAGTCCGCGCGGTGGCTGGAGCGGGCCGTCGCCCCGGCCGCGACCGGCCGGGGCAGCCTCGACCGGTCGCTCGCACGGTACGCGCGCACCCACCGGCGGCGTACGAGCGGCCACCAGCTCCTGGCGGCCGACTTCGCCAGGGCCCGGCCGTTCAACCCCGTGGAGCGGCTGGTGTTCTCGGCGGCGGCCCGCGACGCGTCGATGGCGCGGCACATGCACCGGTTCGGCTCCCGCCTGATCGGCCCGGCGCGCTTCCTCAACCCCGTGGCCCTGGCCCAGGCCGCGGCCGTCGGCATCAGGCATCGCGGGGCCTGA
- a CDS encoding sensor histidine kinase has protein sequence MSRPGRLPLRGRLTLVTTAVFAVLGCGVLVLNWLSSRQLIEANRDLITQAAWAPEPPLPVPSPVDVPPGSTEAVLTTPSRAFDHFQNAILGDLLTRSALLLTVFTALAALLAWWASHRSLRRLHQVTGAARRISTGSSLDERLALDGPHDEIRELGDTFDAMLDRLERSFTAQRSFTAHASHELRTPLTVLRTALEIPLARGRVPDDLRPAVLRALDANGRIERLIAALLTLARAETAALALRPTDLADAARAATDDLAEEARTAGIGVTLDAAYAPVDGDPALLRQVALNLLANAVRHNYPDGTTVIATGTAGDSVFLEVSNTGPVLSAEDLPALFAPFRQGRERGSGFGLGLAVVRAITATHHGEVEATPRPGGGLTVRVLLPAGDRGAAPKS, from the coding sequence GTGAGCCGCCCCGGCCGCCTGCCGCTGCGGGGCCGGCTGACCCTGGTGACCACGGCCGTCTTCGCGGTGCTCGGATGCGGGGTGCTGGTGCTGAACTGGCTCAGCTCGCGCCAGCTCATCGAGGCCAACCGCGACCTCATCACCCAGGCCGCGTGGGCTCCGGAGCCGCCGCTCCCCGTCCCGTCGCCCGTCGACGTGCCACCCGGGTCCACCGAGGCCGTCCTCACGACCCCGTCCCGGGCCTTCGACCACTTCCAGAACGCCATCCTGGGCGACCTGCTGACCCGCTCCGCGCTGCTGCTCACCGTGTTCACGGCGCTCGCCGCGCTGCTGGCCTGGTGGGCGAGCCACCGTTCGCTGCGCCGGCTCCACCAGGTGACGGGGGCCGCACGGCGGATCAGCACCGGGAGCAGCCTGGACGAGCGGCTCGCGCTGGACGGTCCGCACGACGAGATCCGTGAACTCGGCGACACCTTCGACGCCATGCTCGACCGGCTCGAGCGGAGCTTCACGGCCCAGCGGAGCTTCACCGCACACGCCTCGCACGAGCTGCGCACCCCGCTGACCGTCCTGCGCACCGCGCTGGAGATCCCCCTCGCCCGGGGGCGGGTCCCGGACGACCTGCGCCCCGCCGTCCTGCGCGCGCTGGACGCCAACGGGCGCATCGAGCGGCTGATCGCGGCCCTGCTGACCCTGGCCCGCGCGGAGACCGCCGCGCTGGCGCTGCGTCCGACGGACCTGGCGGACGCCGCCCGGGCCGCGACGGACGACCTGGCCGAGGAGGCCCGTACGGCAGGGATCGGGGTGACCCTCGACGCGGCGTACGCGCCGGTGGACGGCGACCCCGCGCTGCTCCGGCAGGTCGCGCTCAACCTGCTGGCCAACGCGGTGCGCCACAACTACCCGGACGGCACCACCGTGATCGCGACCGGCACCGCGGGCGACTCGGTGTTCCTGGAGGTCTCCAACACCGGCCCCGTCCTGTCGGCGGAGGACCTGCCCGCCCTGTTCGCGCCCTTCCGGCAGGGCCGGGAGCGCGGTAGCGGATTCGGACTCGGGCTCGCCGTGGTCCGGGCGATCACCGCCACGCACCACGGCGAGGTGGAGGCAACGCCCCGCCCCGGCGGCGGGCTCACGGTCCGGGTCCTGCTGCCGGCCGGCGACAGGGGTGCGGCCCCGAAGAGCTGA
- a CDS encoding response regulator transcription factor, translating to MRVLIVEDERELALMLAEGLRDEGMVCDLAHDGLEALRKTGEADYDVVILDRDLPGLGGDAVCRALAAMGHPARILMLTAADTLSDLVEGLGQGADDYMTKPFSYLELVARLRALGRRSAAGRAEVVLSRLGISLDTVRRVAERDGRPLHLTPKELGVLEVLLAADGAPVTTEELRERLWDTGLDPATTVVRVTVHALRRKIGDPPLIVHDTGYGYRL from the coding sequence ATGCGGGTGCTGATCGTTGAGGACGAGCGGGAACTGGCCCTGATGCTCGCCGAAGGGCTCCGCGACGAGGGCATGGTCTGCGACCTCGCCCACGACGGCCTGGAGGCGCTCCGGAAGACCGGCGAGGCCGACTACGACGTGGTGATCCTGGACCGGGACCTGCCAGGACTGGGCGGCGACGCCGTGTGCCGCGCGCTGGCCGCGATGGGCCATCCGGCCCGGATCCTGATGCTCACCGCCGCGGACACCCTGTCCGACCTCGTCGAGGGCCTCGGCCAGGGCGCCGACGACTACATGACCAAGCCGTTCTCCTACCTGGAGCTCGTCGCCCGGCTGCGCGCGCTCGGCCGCCGCTCCGCCGCGGGCCGGGCCGAAGTCGTGCTGAGCCGCCTCGGCATCAGCCTCGACACCGTGCGCAGGGTCGCGGAACGCGACGGCCGCCCGCTGCACCTCACGCCGAAGGAACTGGGAGTCCTGGAGGTGCTGCTGGCCGCGGACGGCGCCCCGGTCACCACCGAGGAACTGCGGGAGCGGCTGTGGGACACGGGACTCGACCCGGCCACCACGGTGGTACGGGTCACCGTGCACGCGCTGCGCCGAAAGATCGGCGATCCGCCGCTGATCGTGCACGACACCGGCTACGGGTACCGGCTGTGA
- a CDS encoding peptidoglycan-binding protein, with product MRGKKRGRVLVPLLLVAVVAGAGTVAVTRPWDRGTAGTGREGPEFGLAQVEQGSLSSSIQLTGSLVYDAPVAVLPAGRGTLTGLPAVGAVVKAGQKLYEVDGQPVVLMVGDRPMWRDLGPGVPAGTDVEQLERNLIRLGHAKGLGLTADRKFAPDTATAVKRWQKSLGLKETGTVPLGSLTMLSHESVRVQQVGAQLGATLGGSSVMTVTREDLVVTARPAENQLSRFKPDGRVRVKLADGTEVGGRIRSLIRGSGSGSGGEDGSGGSGGGSGEGPGAAKTTVTIVLDGQEQARRAGQSAVTVAVVGDTADHALIVPVTALLALDGGGYGVRVSDGPTPRLVKVRLGLIADAKAQITGDVRPGAQVVIPR from the coding sequence GTGCGCGGGAAGAAGCGCGGCAGGGTCCTCGTGCCGCTGCTGCTGGTCGCCGTGGTGGCCGGGGCGGGGACCGTCGCCGTCACCCGCCCCTGGGACCGCGGCACCGCGGGGACCGGGCGGGAGGGCCCGGAGTTCGGCCTCGCCCAGGTGGAGCAGGGCTCGCTGTCCAGCAGCATCCAGCTCACCGGCTCGCTCGTGTACGACGCGCCCGTCGCCGTCCTCCCGGCCGGCCGGGGCACTCTTACGGGCCTCCCGGCCGTGGGCGCCGTCGTCAAGGCCGGACAGAAGCTCTACGAGGTGGACGGGCAGCCGGTGGTGCTGATGGTGGGCGACCGCCCGATGTGGCGCGACCTGGGCCCCGGTGTTCCGGCCGGCACCGACGTGGAGCAGCTCGAACGCAACCTGATCCGGCTCGGCCACGCCAAGGGCCTCGGCCTGACCGCCGACCGGAAGTTCGCCCCGGACACCGCCACCGCCGTGAAGCGCTGGCAGAAGTCCCTGGGCCTGAAGGAGACCGGCACGGTCCCCCTCGGCTCCCTCACCATGCTGTCGCACGAGTCCGTACGCGTGCAGCAGGTCGGCGCGCAGCTCGGCGCGACCCTGGGTGGTTCCTCCGTCATGACCGTCACCCGCGAGGACCTCGTGGTCACCGCCCGGCCCGCCGAGAACCAGCTCTCCCGGTTCAAGCCGGACGGCCGGGTCCGGGTCAAGCTGGCCGACGGCACCGAGGTCGGGGGCCGCATCCGTTCACTGATCCGCGGCTCCGGCTCCGGCTCCGGTGGTGAGGACGGTTCCGGCGGGTCGGGCGGCGGATCCGGGGAGGGCCCGGGCGCCGCCAAGACCACCGTGACGATCGTGCTGGACGGACAGGAACAGGCCCGGCGGGCCGGGCAGTCCGCGGTGACCGTCGCCGTGGTGGGCGACACCGCCGACCACGCGCTCATCGTTCCGGTCACCGCCCTGCTCGCCCTGGACGGCGGCGGCTACGGCGTACGGGTCTCCGACGGCCCCACACCCCGGCTGGTCAAGGTCCGGCTCGGCCTGATCGCCGACGCCAAGGCCCAGATCACCGGCGACGTCCGGCCCGGCGCGCAGGTGGTGATCCCGCGATGA
- a CDS encoding ABC transporter ATP-binding protein, whose product MTSPPAADAAPVLELSGLVKEYPGAPPLRILHGIDLTVEAGELLAVVGPSGSGKSTLLALLGSLDRPTSGRLRFEGRDLAGLSDRELAALRAHRIGFVFQQFFLLSGLTTVENVATGLLYAGAPVSERRARAVEALRSVGLGHRLGHRPDQLSGGEKQRVAIARALIGRPALLLADEPTGALDSVSGAAVVELLHTLNAGGTTVVVITHDRSLAASFPRRVGIQDGRIEFDERLPEPAGAVR is encoded by the coding sequence ATGACGTCTCCTCCCGCGGCGGACGCCGCGCCCGTCCTCGAGCTGTCCGGCCTCGTCAAGGAGTATCCGGGCGCGCCCCCGCTGCGCATCCTGCACGGCATCGACCTCACCGTCGAAGCCGGTGAACTCCTCGCCGTCGTCGGGCCGTCCGGCTCCGGCAAGTCCACCCTCCTCGCACTGCTCGGCTCGCTCGACCGGCCCACCTCGGGCCGGCTCCGCTTCGAGGGCCGCGATCTGGCCGGCCTGTCCGACCGGGAGCTGGCCGCGCTGCGGGCGCACCGGATCGGATTCGTGTTCCAGCAGTTCTTCCTGCTGTCCGGACTCACCACCGTCGAGAACGTCGCGACCGGGCTGCTGTACGCCGGGGCGCCGGTCTCCGAGCGGCGCGCGCGGGCCGTGGAGGCGCTGCGCTCCGTGGGCCTCGGGCACCGGCTGGGCCACCGCCCCGACCAGCTCTCCGGGGGCGAGAAGCAGCGCGTGGCGATCGCCCGCGCGCTGATCGGCCGCCCGGCGCTGCTGCTCGCCGACGAGCCCACCGGAGCCCTGGACAGTGTGTCCGGCGCCGCCGTGGTCGAGCTGCTGCACACCCTGAACGCGGGCGGCACCACGGTGGTGGTCATCACCCACGACCGTTCGCTGGCCGCCTCGTTCCCCCGGCGGGTCGGCATCCAGGACGGCCGCATCGAGTTCGACGAGCGTCTCCCGGAGCCCGCCGGAGCCGTCCGATGA
- a CDS encoding ABC transporter permease yields the protein MTGLQMKDRQMKDRPKTTPRTRLRVMDLLRLGMIGPRTRPLRTALSALGISLGIAAVVAVTGISNSNQQHLLARLDQLGSNLITVAPGKGPDQQPVPLPLTAEKMLSAIAPVQRTTATGATKAQVYRNDLVPVQQTASLTVLAARLDLLEVLRAELHSGRWLDAASENLPVTVLGGQAAQRLGVTGPGERVWLGGEWYQVLGILAPNELAPELGTSALVGWPRAVAHLGADGSAATVYLRSHSARVPQVQAVAAATANPGSPTMVAVSRPSDLLLARTETENSLNALVLVLAGVALLVGGVGIANTMVVGVMERRGEIGLRRALGARGGQIAAQFLLEAVLMGFIGGIGGLLLGSLTVYGYALVQGWPAAIPLYTLVAGPSVSVVVAALAGLHPALRAARASPTDALRSA from the coding sequence ATGACGGGCCTGCAGATGAAGGACCGTCAGATGAAGGACCGGCCGAAGACGACGCCTCGCACCCGCCTGCGCGTCATGGACCTGCTGCGCCTGGGCATGATCGGGCCGCGCACCCGCCCCCTGCGCACCGCGCTGTCCGCGCTGGGCATCTCGCTGGGCATCGCCGCCGTGGTCGCGGTCACCGGCATCTCGAACTCCAACCAGCAGCACCTGCTGGCACGGCTGGACCAGCTCGGCTCCAACCTGATCACCGTGGCCCCCGGCAAGGGGCCCGACCAGCAGCCGGTACCGCTCCCGCTCACCGCGGAGAAGATGCTCTCCGCCATCGCGCCCGTGCAGCGGACCACCGCCACCGGGGCCACCAAGGCCCAGGTGTACCGCAACGACCTGGTACCGGTGCAGCAGACCGCCAGCCTCACCGTGCTGGCCGCGCGCCTCGACCTGCTGGAGGTGCTGCGCGCCGAACTGCACAGCGGGCGCTGGCTGGACGCCGCGAGCGAGAACCTCCCGGTGACCGTGCTCGGCGGCCAGGCCGCCCAGCGCCTGGGCGTCACCGGACCGGGCGAGCGGGTGTGGCTGGGCGGCGAGTGGTACCAGGTCCTCGGCATCCTCGCCCCGAACGAACTCGCCCCCGAACTCGGCACGTCGGCCTTGGTCGGCTGGCCCCGGGCCGTCGCCCACCTGGGCGCCGACGGCAGCGCAGCGACCGTCTACCTGCGGTCGCACTCCGCACGCGTCCCGCAGGTCCAGGCGGTGGCCGCGGCCACCGCGAACCCCGGCAGCCCGACCATGGTCGCGGTGAGCCGGCCCTCCGACCTCCTGCTGGCCCGCACCGAGACGGAGAACAGCCTCAACGCGCTTGTACTCGTCCTGGCCGGCGTGGCGTTGCTGGTGGGGGGCGTCGGGATCGCCAACACCATGGTCGTCGGCGTGATGGAACGCCGCGGCGAGATCGGGCTGCGCCGCGCCCTGGGTGCCCGGGGCGGCCAGATCGCGGCGCAGTTCCTGCTGGAGGCCGTGCTGATGGGCTTCATCGGCGGAATCGGCGGCCTGCTCCTCGGCAGCCTGACCGTGTACGGCTACGCGCTGGTGCAGGGCTGGCCGGCGGCCATCCCGCTCTACACGCTCGTCGCCGGCCCCTCGGTCTCGGTGGTGGTGGCCGCGCTCGCCGGGCTCCATCCCGCGCTGCGGGCCGCCCGGGCCTCCCCCACGGACGCCCTGCGTTCGGCGTGA
- a CDS encoding protein kinase domain-containing protein: protein MTLRDGDPRAIGGYVLIARLGSGGMGTVYSGRAASGRLVAVKLVHQQFADDPEFRTRFRQEVAAARRVSGAFTAAVVDADPDAERPWMATQLVPGRTLGARVKADGPLRGSALRVLALGLVEALRELHTTGVIHRDLKPDNVMLTDDGPRVIDFGISRAAGQQTLTSTGQILGTPPYMSPEQLSAPARVRASSDVFSLGSVLVFAATGRGPFDAESHYMTAYRVVSDAPDITGLADALRDVVGACLSKEAADRPGPDELLAVLARIPAADWENPVREAGDPGEETRRPVETPVEEPVEDTAGALTRRSGPPTGPAGDAAAAVGPRRPRGPRRPRRPRRRVLLAAALAASLLTGGGVYLRLSPPAGGSRDDAKAPESSAGSSGNPGGGTRTPSPQAVTGALAPYVATEGGSPGGGRAYADGPARRPAGWRAWNGGDQMGSCVYAESSLVCTALRRDKEVPGDVLSRFDAATGELLWGQLLEGAADGQAPMVAPGATAGTHTVIALDSRGFTALDLEEGTPRWEFPTKEKLRRPVLDADGSRVFAVSASGRVTALETRYGKVLWQQEVSGSDDGYPALRVDGDRVYVQGRSQSADMGFESFVTALDGATGKKLPFGTSQDGTRFTMPGSCETRGLTLGRDESEATVFLCNKENGAGVLRGEPARRRGADLPYAGTTLSGPAVAGDKVYLMATASGGEPGFMELNQESGGAVWRVPLAQECTDPERPEAANAVVVTDGLAYVRCRTSGVVIDLVSHERTGRFTVPGGGVRSGADDPFGFLVVGGIVFTPTAKGWSSVEPSPV, encoded by the coding sequence ATGACACTGCGGGACGGGGATCCGCGGGCGATCGGCGGCTATGTCCTGATCGCCCGGCTGGGTTCCGGCGGGATGGGGACGGTGTACTCGGGGCGGGCCGCTTCGGGGCGGCTCGTCGCGGTCAAGCTGGTGCACCAGCAGTTCGCCGACGACCCGGAGTTCCGGACCCGGTTCCGGCAGGAGGTGGCGGCCGCCCGGCGGGTGAGCGGCGCCTTCACCGCCGCGGTGGTGGACGCCGACCCCGACGCGGAGCGGCCCTGGATGGCCACCCAGCTGGTGCCGGGACGGACCCTGGGCGCGCGGGTGAAGGCGGACGGGCCGCTGCGCGGGAGCGCGCTCCGCGTCCTCGCGCTGGGACTGGTGGAGGCGCTGCGCGAGCTGCACACCACCGGGGTGATCCACCGCGACCTGAAGCCGGACAACGTCATGCTGACGGACGACGGGCCGCGGGTCATCGACTTCGGGATCTCGCGGGCGGCGGGTCAGCAGACGCTGACCTCGACCGGGCAGATCCTGGGGACGCCGCCGTACATGTCGCCGGAGCAGTTGTCGGCTCCGGCGCGGGTGCGGGCCTCGTCGGACGTGTTCTCGCTGGGGTCGGTGCTGGTGTTCGCCGCGACCGGACGGGGGCCCTTCGACGCGGAGTCGCACTACATGACGGCCTACCGCGTGGTGTCGGACGCGCCGGACATCACGGGGCTGGCCGACGCCCTACGGGACGTGGTCGGGGCGTGCCTCTCCAAGGAGGCGGCCGACCGGCCGGGACCGGACGAGCTGCTGGCCGTGCTGGCGCGGATCCCGGCGGCCGACTGGGAGAACCCGGTCCGCGAGGCGGGCGACCCGGGCGAGGAGACCCGTAGGCCGGTCGAGACGCCGGTCGAGGAGCCGGTCGAGGACACCGCCGGGGCGCTCACCCGGCGGTCCGGGCCGCCGACCGGCCCCGCCGGGGACGCGGCGGCGGCCGTAGGGCCCCGGCGGCCGCGCGGGCCCCGTAGGCCCCGTAGGCCCCGCAGGCGCGTCCTGCTCGCCGCGGCGCTCGCGGCTTCGCTGCTGACGGGCGGCGGGGTCTACCTGCGGCTCTCCCCGCCGGCCGGCGGTTCGCGGGACGACGCGAAGGCCCCCGAATCCTCCGCTGGATCCTCCGGGAACCCCGGCGGGGGCACCCGTACGCCCTCCCCGCAGGCGGTCACCGGCGCCCTCGCCCCGTACGTGGCAACCGAGGGCGGCAGCCCGGGTGGCGGCCGCGCCTACGCGGACGGGCCCGCCCGGCGCCCCGCCGGGTGGCGGGCCTGGAACGGCGGCGACCAGATGGGGTCCTGCGTGTACGCGGAATCCTCGCTGGTGTGCACCGCCCTCCGGCGCGACAAGGAAGTGCCGGGCGACGTGCTCAGCCGGTTCGACGCGGCCACCGGCGAACTGCTGTGGGGACAGCTGCTGGAAGGCGCCGCGGACGGGCAGGCGCCGATGGTGGCCCCGGGAGCGACCGCCGGAACCCACACGGTGATCGCGCTCGACAGCAGGGGGTTCACCGCGCTGGACCTCGAAGAGGGCACCCCCCGGTGGGAGTTCCCCACCAAGGAGAAGCTGCGGCGGCCGGTGCTGGACGCCGACGGCAGCAGGGTCTTCGCGGTCTCCGCGTCGGGCAGGGTCACCGCGCTGGAGACCCGGTACGGGAAGGTCCTGTGGCAGCAGGAGGTGTCCGGTTCGGACGACGGCTATCCGGCGCTGCGCGTCGACGGGGACCGGGTGTACGTCCAAGGACGGTCGCAGAGCGCCGACATGGGCTTCGAGAGCTTCGTGACGGCCCTCGACGGGGCCACGGGGAAGAAGCTGCCGTTCGGGACCTCCCAGGACGGCACCCGCTTCACGATGCCCGGGAGCTGCGAGACGCGCGGGCTGACGCTGGGCCGCGACGAGAGCGAGGCGACCGTCTTCCTGTGCAACAAGGAGAACGGGGCCGGGGTCCTGCGCGGTGAGCCGGCCCGGCGGCGCGGCGCGGACCTCCCGTACGCCGGCACCACGCTGTCCGGACCGGCCGTGGCCGGGGACAAGGTGTACCTGATGGCGACCGCCTCGGGCGGCGAGCCGGGGTTCATGGAGCTCAACCAGGAGTCCGGCGGCGCCGTGTGGCGGGTTCCGCTGGCGCAGGAGTGCACGGACCCGGAGCGCCCGGAGGCCGCGAACGCGGTGGTGGTGACCGACGGGCTGGCGTACGTACGGTGCCGGACCTCGGGGGTGGTCATCGACCTGGTCTCCCACGAGCGGACCGGCCGGTTCACCGTCCCGGGCGGCGGCGTCCGCTCCGGGGCCGACGACCCGTTCGGCTTCCTGGTGGTGGGCGGGATCGTCTTCACCCCGACCGCCAAGGGATGGTCCTCCGTGGAACCCTCCCCCGTCTAG
- a CDS encoding IS630 family transposase, translated as MSRPGPKIPPLSVTDAQRAVLEGWLRRRSTAQALAQRSRIVLECAGGHWVMEVSRRLGIAPDTVRTWRRRFLEHGLDGLGDEPRPGVPRKITDADVERVIVKTLEETPKNATHWSTRSMAAATGMSQSTVSRIWRAFALAPHRSQTFKLSTDPLFIDKVRDVVGLYLDPPEKALVLCVDEKSQIQALDRSQPVLPMMPGVPERRSHDYIRAGTTTLFAALEVATGKVIGSLHRRHRAAEFKKFLAKIDKEVPADLQIHLILDNYATHKTPDIKKWLLAHPRFHLHFTPTSASWLNLVERWFAELTQKKLKRGVHRSVQALERDIRSWLADWNDQPKPFLWTKTADEILDKVAAYCHRISDSGH; from the coding sequence ATGAGTCGTCCCGGTCCGAAGATTCCGCCGTTGTCGGTGACTGATGCCCAGCGTGCTGTGCTGGAGGGCTGGTTACGTCGTCGTTCGACAGCTCAGGCTCTGGCTCAGCGGTCGCGGATCGTGCTGGAGTGCGCGGGCGGGCATTGGGTGATGGAAGTTTCGCGGCGGCTTGGGATCGCGCCGGACACGGTCCGCACCTGGCGGCGGCGGTTTCTGGAGCACGGCCTGGACGGGCTGGGCGACGAGCCGCGGCCGGGTGTCCCGCGGAAGATCACCGACGCTGATGTCGAGCGGGTGATCGTCAAAACACTGGAAGAGACGCCGAAGAACGCGACGCACTGGTCGACGAGGTCGATGGCCGCGGCCACGGGAATGTCGCAGTCGACCGTCTCAAGGATCTGGCGGGCGTTCGCGCTGGCTCCGCATCGTTCGCAGACGTTCAAGCTGTCGACGGACCCGCTGTTCATCGACAAGGTCCGCGACGTGGTCGGCCTCTACCTGGACCCGCCGGAGAAGGCTCTGGTCCTCTGCGTGGATGAGAAGTCGCAGATCCAGGCCCTGGACCGGTCCCAGCCGGTCCTGCCGATGATGCCTGGCGTTCCAGAGCGCCGCAGTCACGACTACATCCGCGCCGGCACAACCACCCTCTTCGCGGCCCTGGAGGTCGCCACCGGCAAGGTCATCGGGTCTCTCCACCGCCGCCACCGGGCCGCCGAGTTCAAGAAGTTCCTGGCCAAGATCGACAAAGAAGTGCCGGCGGATCTTCAGATCCATCTGATCCTCGACAACTATGCGACCCACAAGACGCCGGACATCAAGAAATGGCTGCTGGCACACCCGCGGTTCCACCTGCACTTCACACCGACGAGTGCGTCGTGGCTGAACCTGGTGGAGCGGTGGTTCGCCGAGCTCACCCAGAAGAAGCTCAAGCGTGGAGTCCACCGCTCCGTCCAGGCTCTCGAGCGCGACATCCGTTCATGGCTGGCCGACTGGAACGACCAGCCCAAGCCCTTCCTCTGGACGAAGACAGCCGACGAGATCCTCGACAAAGTCGCCGCCTACTGCCACCGAATCTCTGACTCAGGTCACTAG